The following are from one region of the Alicyclobacillus fastidiosus genome:
- the hutI gene encoding imidazolonepropionase: MKQIIHRIGLLWTMDDETRSNGPRCGADAMRAVGAMKDVAIAIDEEGVIVDVGAEKAICDLADAQTQFIDAEGGFVAPGLVDPHTHLVHGGSREKELPLRLAGASYLDILREGGGILNTIRETTAYSEDVLFAQAKTSLERMQRFGVTTVEAKTGYSSSLAVELKQLRVAKRLAESSGVNLVHTAMPAHAVPKELPAGREAYIEELVSMLPHLQAAGAEFADVFVEEGVFSVDEGRHILEAAKALGMKTKIHADEMVPIGGAQLAAELGATSADHLLASTDEGLLRMAEAGVMAVCLPGTSFYLQKPAARARFMLDEAKLGVAIASDYNPGSCPSENFGLTMSLALLTLKMRPEEVFMAATRNAACAIARGHVAGVIRPGRNADIVIYTAANPEYVLTHFGISHVREVFVKGRRIL, translated from the coding sequence GTGAAACAAATTATTCATCGGATCGGATTGCTGTGGACGATGGACGACGAAACGCGCTCGAACGGCCCGCGCTGTGGGGCCGATGCGATGCGTGCGGTTGGCGCGATGAAGGACGTGGCCATTGCGATCGATGAAGAGGGCGTGATTGTCGATGTAGGGGCGGAAAAGGCCATCTGCGATCTCGCCGATGCACAGACGCAGTTCATCGACGCAGAGGGCGGTTTCGTCGCGCCTGGGCTGGTGGACCCACATACTCATCTCGTCCATGGCGGATCGCGAGAAAAGGAACTGCCGCTTCGCCTGGCTGGCGCGTCCTATCTCGATATTTTGCGCGAGGGCGGCGGCATTCTGAACACGATTCGGGAAACCACAGCTTATTCGGAAGACGTTCTCTTTGCACAAGCAAAGACCAGTTTGGAGCGAATGCAACGATTTGGTGTGACGACGGTGGAGGCGAAGACGGGGTATAGTTCGTCGTTGGCGGTGGAGCTAAAACAACTTCGCGTCGCCAAGCGTCTGGCCGAATCCTCTGGCGTGAATCTGGTTCATACAGCGATGCCCGCACACGCAGTTCCCAAAGAATTGCCTGCTGGTCGGGAGGCCTACATCGAGGAGCTGGTTTCCATGTTGCCGCACCTGCAAGCGGCAGGCGCGGAATTTGCCGATGTGTTTGTGGAAGAAGGCGTCTTTTCGGTCGACGAGGGGCGCCATATTCTAGAGGCGGCGAAAGCGCTTGGCATGAAGACGAAAATCCACGCGGATGAAATGGTTCCGATTGGCGGCGCGCAACTCGCCGCAGAACTGGGCGCCACGTCAGCCGACCATCTGCTCGCATCCACCGATGAAGGTTTACTCAGGATGGCAGAGGCGGGTGTGATGGCTGTCTGCCTGCCGGGCACTTCGTTCTATCTTCAGAAGCCGGCTGCTCGTGCGCGCTTTATGCTGGACGAAGCAAAGCTTGGCGTCGCGATCGCGAGTGATTACAATCCAGGTTCGTGTCCATCCGAGAACTTTGGCCTGACGATGAGCCTCGCGCTCCTGACGTTAAAAATGAGGCCGGAAGAGGTGTTTATGGCAGCGACGCGCAATGCGGCTTGCGCGATTGCTCGAGGACACGTCGCAGGTGTGATTCGGCCTGGACGCAATGCGGATATCGTGATCTACACAGCCGCAAATCCCGAATACGTCCTGACGCACTTTGGCATCTCACATGTGCGCGAGGTGTTTGTGAAGGGGCGGCGCATTCTGTGA
- a CDS encoding MurR/RpiR family transcriptional regulator, whose translation MNSRSITSRLDEWVRSGKGGSEVNRTISAYIEEHFSKVAFMTSAELAEQVGVSQASITRFAHSLGFSGFGEWSKEMQRMIRTELSAPERLWFASNPTLSTEEETGDRVVLSEHLHLQSLSDIIASAEFEALVRAIVDAKRVIFVGARASATLIPYLHYFLSKVRREVYAAVPSDTLWGRLLVEDPAGTLIIALAFPRYSRATVELVRELENQGFSIAAVTDHPDSPIAAHATPVVCVPVTTVSLFDSYATPITLFNLLIRRVAQLTPEVSKERLAEIEYLDQKHRVYD comes from the coding sequence GTGAATTCGCGAAGCATCACGAGCAGGTTAGATGAGTGGGTCCGCAGCGGCAAAGGCGGATCGGAAGTCAATCGCACGATCAGCGCGTATATCGAAGAACACTTCTCAAAAGTCGCGTTTATGACCTCTGCCGAACTGGCCGAGCAAGTGGGTGTGAGCCAAGCATCGATCACCCGTTTCGCCCACTCCCTTGGTTTTTCTGGGTTCGGCGAGTGGAGCAAAGAAATGCAACGCATGATTCGAACCGAGCTGTCCGCACCGGAAAGATTGTGGTTTGCATCCAATCCGACGCTTTCCACGGAGGAGGAAACGGGAGATCGGGTGGTTTTGAGTGAACATCTGCATTTGCAATCGCTCAGCGACATTATCGCGTCAGCCGAGTTTGAGGCATTGGTCCGGGCCATCGTCGACGCGAAACGAGTCATCTTCGTAGGCGCGCGCGCGTCGGCGACCTTGATCCCCTATCTGCACTACTTTTTGAGCAAAGTGCGCAGGGAAGTGTACGCTGCCGTGCCGAGCGACACGTTGTGGGGGCGACTTTTGGTGGAAGATCCGGCAGGAACGCTGATCATCGCCCTGGCGTTCCCGAGATACTCACGAGCGACGGTCGAACTGGTACGAGAATTGGAAAACCAAGGATTTTCCATTGCTGCCGTGACCGATCACCCTGATTCCCCAATCGCGGCGCATGCGACACCCGTCGTATGCGTACCCGTGACGACGGTATCTTTGTTCGACTCGTACGCGACGCCTATTACGTTGTTTAATCTCTTGATTCGACGAGTGGCGCAATTGACGCCAGAGGTGTCGAAAGAGCGGCTCGCAGAGATCGAGTACCTCGACCAAAAGCACCGAGTTTATGACTGA